Within the Erigeron canadensis isolate Cc75 chromosome 6, C_canadensis_v1, whole genome shotgun sequence genome, the region ATCATTAAGATTTAGATATTGGACTGAATGTGTTTGGCATTCAGGAAAAAGATGTTCTTCCGATACCAGACTTTGGGATGAAGCCAAGTAGACATCCAACCGAATTCTTCTGCAAGACATTGACACCGAGTGATACAAGTACACATGGTGGATTTTCCGTACCTCGTAGAGCAGCAGAAAAACTCTTTCCACAATTGGTAATGTTTCGGTTCTGTTATTCCCATTGTTTCTAATACTCTTAATATGTtgtaaaaatgattatttgagTTAGGCTTACTACGATCTTAAACTCGCCCGTGCTGTATTTCTTCAGGATTTTTCAATGCAACCTCCCACTCAAGAGCTTTTTGTTCGGGATTTACATGATAACACATGGACATTCCGTCACATATACCGCGGTGAGCATTTAACCCACTTTTCAGCATGTTTTCTAGTTGGAAACAATGGAAAACAATATGTAAAGTGTCATGTATTCTTCCTAGCTGGTTGGGAAGGAAAACAAAGCTATAGTTCTATGATCTCTACCCATCTTGTGATGTTTTGAAGTGACATTTAGCCAAATTAATTTACAAGTCATTTTCTATCTCATTTTGGCATTATAATTGAgtcaatgagttaatattcatttgtctttttaatgCAGGGCAGCCAAAACGGCACCTACTGACTACGGGCTGGAGTATGTTCGTTGGTGCAAAAAGGCTAAAAGCAGGTGATGCTGTTCTATTTATCAGGTACAATTTGGTTCTATTTATAGTTgatttatgaattttatttcACGTGTTCAACTTTTCATCAAATGTTTAAAAGGTTTTTTAACAATATGGAAAAAGTAATGGAAAGCTTGTTTATGAAAAGCAATGATACTAATATATGGTAGAAATGAGCAAACaagtaatttaattaaaaaaaacttcctTAAGAAGACAGATGTTGAAATTACCACGTGAGATCCTAAAATGTAGATAGCTGCAGATTTCTTTGGGGTGGAGATATTGTGTCATTTCCTTGTTTCAACCCCGAAGTTAAATCGAATTAACAACCAATGTAGCCATACAATGACTTCAAGCAAACAACAAAAAGGACATGGCAAGTGCACATGATGATTGTGACGGGCATTTTTGTCTTTATTATTTGGTAGCTAATTTGGATATAAAAATTTGATAGGGCAAAACAAACATTTAAAGTTACAAAATTTTTCCCTCTTAAACCTATTTTGTAACGATCAATAAACTGATAAGCTAGTGTCTTTAGACAAATTTCGAGTCACAGTTCAATACTGATATTGTTCGTGATTTTTGGTTTCTAGGGATGAGAAGTCACAATTATTGCTGGGAGTACGACGAGCTAATCGTCAACAAACGTCTTTGCCATCTTCGGTTTTATCTGCGGATAGTATGCACATTGGAGTCCTTGCTGCTGCCGCTCATGCTGCGGCCAATCGAAGTCCCTTCACGATATTCTACAATCCAAGGTAACTTTCTTATAATGTCAAATGAATAATTAATGTGTTACTTTTaatgtaaaaaagaaattttttttagcaCAAGTAGAACCTGGCCCGGTTGGGTTTTCCCGTGAAAACTGTGCACTTTTTTGGAATGTCATATTAATAATCGATCTGCCACTGTTAAATAAGATTACGAgaacaaaaatcatttttacCATTTTCATTTTAGATGAAATGTCTACCAAATCAATCCATAACTAGTTAATGGTTCAATATTGTTACCTCTAATGTAAACTCAAATATTGCCCCTGTTATTAAGCAAATCTATCTATTCATTTAGGGCATGTCCTTCGGAATTCGTTATTCCATTGGCGAGATATCGGAAGTCTATTTATGGGACACAACTTTCCGTAGGCATGCGTTTTGGAATGATGTTTGAAACCGAGGAATCTGGAAAACGCAGGTATGTGTATgacaaaaaagttatttttgtgaGAAACGATCTGACATCTCTGTAGAAATCACTACTTAAGAGATCTCTTGGGTGGATGGCCATTTGGTGTATGTAACGCATTGATTATgttaatcaatttttttgttaatgGTTTAATGCAGATATATGGGCACAATTGTCGGTATAAGTGACGTGGATCCATTAAGATGGCCTGGCTCCAAGTGGCATAACCTCCAGGTAACTAGGGCATCctgtaaataataatattgagAGTCTCATAGGACTGAAAAGATACTGTCACATCGactgtatcattttttttacgtATATTGGCATTATGGAAGTAAATTTAATGCAACACCTGTGCGTCTCATTAAATTAGGTGGAGTGGGACGAGCCAGGGTGTGGTGATAAGCAAAGTAGAGTGAGTCCATGGGATATCGAGGCCCCCGAAAGTCTCTTCATCTTCCCTTCTCTTACTTCAAGTCTTAAACGGCCGTTTAATTCTGCTTTTCTAGGTGAGTTTCATTATGTTTTACTCGCAACACATTATCTGTCAACTAATTATCTTGTGTGAATCAAGTTATTGCAATTTGATCTCTACACTTTTAAGTGTTCACCTATTTTTTGAGTTACATGCTTACAAATTTGATCAATTATTACTCCATATCTAAGTTATAATTACATGTTTGTTGTAGTTATTTCGAGTTTATTTGAAAAACTTTTGAGTGgcgtttgtttatataaatatatcaggAGCACAACCTGAATGGGACAATATGGTAAACCGGCCATTCATGCGGGCCCCGGAAGCCTTGAATGGAAACTTTTCGAACCCTTCAATGTCCAGCTTATGGTCGGAACAACTGATCAAGATGTTAATAAAACCTCAAAATGGTAATAATATGGCGCCCAGTTCACCTATTGTTCAAGAACCTTTTCTTGGTAACAGGACCCAGTTACAAGTTGAAAACCGCCCCCAATTTCAACTTATTCAACCAAACACCACCACAgccgccaccgccaccgtcaccaccaccaacaccacaAGCACGAACACTGTCGTGATGTCAAACACCCAACCGCAATCCAATTCAAATCTTCATGGAAACCAACATCAGCAACAGTTGGAAACAGTTAAATCCGAATCAAAGCCAACAGACAACCATCATAGTCTTGTACACGAGCTACCGTTTCTTAATCAGTTGTCGCCGTTTGATTCAACTATACTTCAATCTCAACAATTTGATTCACCCCAGATCGATTCCACAAGTCTTAATGGGTTATTTCACTACCCAGACACCAACATATTGAGCCCGTATCCATCTCTCGGGCAGGAAACATGGGACCAGCAGACAAATAATAACTCCAAATCTCTGTTCCAATCAAACACGTGTCCCTCAAACATGTACGGTTTCAAAGACTTGTCAGATGAGAGTCAACACAACAATAACAACCCCCAAAGTGGAAATGTATACAGTTGTCTTAACTTTGAAGGTAGTAATGGAGGTAGTGCAGTTGTTGATCCTTCAGTTTCGAGTACAGTATTGGACGATTTTTGTAACTTGAAAGATATAGAGTTCCAAAATCCATCAAATTATTTAGTGAGTAATAATTTTAGCTCAAGCCAAGATGTTCAGTCGCAAATCACTTCGGCTAGTCTTGTTGACTCTCAAGCTTATTCTATGCAAGAAATACCCGATAACTCAGGTGGGGCATCTTCAAGCAACGGTGAATTTGATGATAGTGGACTTTTGCAGAACAGCTCGTGGCAACAAGTTACTGCTCCTCCCCGTGTACGAACCTATACAAAGGTCAGAGCCTTTCTTGATTCAACATGTCAAAACAGTTTTACATTTCTCAGCAGAATTTAAAATTCTTTGTTTTTGGGGTGTTTCAGATTCAAAAGGCGGGGTCAGTGGGGAGGTCTATTGATGTTTCAAGTTTCAAGAACTACGATGAGCTTTGTAGCGAAATTGAAAAGATGTTTGGACTCGAAGGATTGCTTAATGATTCTAGAGGATCCGGCTGGAAGTTGGTGTATGTAGATTTCGAGAATGATGTTCTTCTTGTTGGAGATGATCCTTGGGAGTAAGTTCTGTTGTGATATGATAGTTACGATTTTGCTATAGTTTTAATTCTCGAAATTAGCCCAAAAGCCAtacaaaatgttataaaaattgaCATAATTGGTTTTTATAGAGTAATGAAATTGCTGTGTCTAACGTTGTAGTTGTAAAATGCAGGGAATTCGTTGGTTGTGTGCGATGTATAAGGATTCTATCGCCTTCTGAAGTTCAGCAGATGGGTGAAGAAGGAATGCAGCTTCTCAACAGCAACGCCGCACTACAGGCTGAGATAAACGGTGGCCCCACACCAGACAACGGGGCTCGCACGTGGGTCAACGCCACATAATTCAACTCGTCCCTAACTACTATGAACGAGATGCACGTAGTGACTAGATCTGTTTGATTGCTGTTTGTAGAGTAAGAAGTTAGTAAAAAACCAACCAATTGTAGTTTTATGAGATGTTATGAAATGCCAACAATTGAAATGCTATATTATTAATCTTAATTAGTCTCCTGAAATAGCAGAGTTATCTTGGAATTTGTCATTATCAGAATTTGTGTATCAAGTGTTAACCATTATAAGTCTTGAGACCTCCTGACAAAGCAAGTGACTTGAAATTTATGTCATGACACGAAGAGATCTATTGATTTTTCGTTTGATATATAATCATAATTCATAACTACTAGTTCTCTAACCAAATTACCACCTATTTCCCCTTAAGGACTTAATAAGCTATTAGACTGTTATAGGTAGATGGAATTTAAGGTTATAGGTAGATATCGATTGATGGTAATTGTcttgtttggttgttcaaaagGTCATTAGTTTTAATTAAACGTGTGAAATTGTATTGatatcaaaatatttacaacaaATACAGTAtatacaaactaaaaaaaacatcCAAGCTAAGACATCCAATGCTATGAAACAAATTCTAACAAACAATCCAAAAACACCAACATGCTTCAGCACACCAGCAGCCATTCCAGAACTAGAAAACATTTCCTCCAAAACACATTCGAAAACTGCATCTAAACTCAAAATATGCTAGAATTAGACCAAGTAGTTTCATCTTTCACAACTCACTATTCCAATTCGCACACATATTTCAAGTAGCAGTGATGATCACCAACAACCTCATATAGCCACAAAACTGGAACTAACCCAGTTCAGCTTCCATTTAGCACCAATATTAACCACATTCAAAGTCTTCCTCACTTTTAAGGATAGCAGCTTATTTCTAATACTTTCTTGCACAAGATTACACACTACCTCCTCATTCCTTTCCACATTCTTGAAAATTCTAGCATTTCTTTCTTTCCACAATAAGCTTATTTACCACAATTCCAATATTATTCTTTCCTTTCTGCCCTGCAATATCTTGAATTATTTCCTGCAAACCATACTGATCACTCATTCCCCAACctaaatttcttattttttccCAAATAATTATCTTGATATGTTAAAAGTTGTAAGATTGTTTCGAGAAAGTTGAAAGGTTGTGTCTATAAGATAATATTCAAGATGATTTAAGTTTTGGAAAGTACATGGTCAATAATAGAAATTTTTATTGGAAAATTGACCATTGTTTGATGATTAGAGTATCCACAATGACATTAAGTCATTgtatgaaaatttttattttgtcatcTCACTATTCCATTAACTTCAACCTATTAAATAGTTGTCACTCCAATGGAAAAGctttattaaagtttttttttgattaaattccTATACAAATAAGAAAAAGCTTTTAGCTAAAAGGTTGAAGTTTCTCAACCTTTTAATCAAATAAGTGTTCTAACCCAATGGTGTCAACCTTTCACAAAGact harbors:
- the LOC122603813 gene encoding auxin response factor 5-like isoform X1, with translation MSTIEEKLNSTGVNSGAHNLLEEMKLLKEMQDHSVLKKPINSELWHACAGPLVTLPQVGSLVYYFPQGHSEQVAVSTNRTATSQVPNYPNLPSQLLCQVLNATLHADKDTDEIYAQMSLRPVNSEKDVLPIPDFGMKPSRHPTEFFCKTLTPSDTSTHGGFSVPRRAAEKLFPQLDFSMQPPTQELFVRDLHDNTWTFRHIYRGQPKRHLLTTGWSMFVGAKRLKAGDAVLFIRDEKSQLLLGVRRANRQQTSLPSSVLSADSMHIGVLAAAAHAAANRSPFTIFYNPRACPSEFVIPLARYRKSIYGTQLSVGMRFGMMFETEESGKRRYMGTIVGISDVDPLRWPGSKWHNLQVEWDEPGCGDKQSRVSPWDIEAPESLFIFPSLTSSLKRPFNSAFLGAQPEWDNMVNRPFMRAPEALNGNFSNPSMSSLWSEQLIKMLIKPQNGNNMAPSSPIVQEPFLGNRTQLQVENRPQFQLIQPNTTTAATATVTTTNTTSTNTVVMSNTQPQSNSNLHGNQHQQQLETVKSESKPTDNHHSLVHELPFLNQLSPFDSTILQSQQFDSPQIDSTSLNGLFHYPDTNILSPYPSLGQETWDQQTNNNSKSLFQSNTCPSNMYGFKDLSDESQHNNNNPQSGNVYSCLNFEGSNGGSAVVDPSVSSTVLDDFCNLKDIEFQNPSNYLVSNNFSSSQDVQSQITSASLVDSQAYSMQEIPDNSGGASSSNGEFDDSGLLQNSSWQQVTAPPRVRTYTKIQKAGSVGRSIDVSSFKNYDELCSEIEKMFGLEGLLNDSRGSGWKLVYVDFENDVLLVGDDPWEEFVGCVRCIRILSPSEVQQMGEEGMQLLNSNAALQAEINGGPTPDNGARTWVNAT
- the LOC122603813 gene encoding auxin response factor 5-like isoform X2, translated to MSLRPVNSEKDVLPIPDFGMKPSRHPTEFFCKTLTPSDTSTHGGFSVPRRAAEKLFPQLDFSMQPPTQELFVRDLHDNTWTFRHIYRGQPKRHLLTTGWSMFVGAKRLKAGDAVLFIRDEKSQLLLGVRRANRQQTSLPSSVLSADSMHIGVLAAAAHAAANRSPFTIFYNPRACPSEFVIPLARYRKSIYGTQLSVGMRFGMMFETEESGKRRYMGTIVGISDVDPLRWPGSKWHNLQVEWDEPGCGDKQSRVSPWDIEAPESLFIFPSLTSSLKRPFNSAFLGAQPEWDNMVNRPFMRAPEALNGNFSNPSMSSLWSEQLIKMLIKPQNGNNMAPSSPIVQEPFLGNRTQLQVENRPQFQLIQPNTTTAATATVTTTNTTSTNTVVMSNTQPQSNSNLHGNQHQQQLETVKSESKPTDNHHSLVHELPFLNQLSPFDSTILQSQQFDSPQIDSTSLNGLFHYPDTNILSPYPSLGQETWDQQTNNNSKSLFQSNTCPSNMYGFKDLSDESQHNNNNPQSGNVYSCLNFEGSNGGSAVVDPSVSSTVLDDFCNLKDIEFQNPSNYLVSNNFSSSQDVQSQITSASLVDSQAYSMQEIPDNSGGASSSNGEFDDSGLLQNSSWQQVTAPPRVRTYTKIQKAGSVGRSIDVSSFKNYDELCSEIEKMFGLEGLLNDSRGSGWKLVYVDFENDVLLVGDDPWEEFVGCVRCIRILSPSEVQQMGEEGMQLLNSNAALQAEINGGPTPDNGARTWVNAT